One window from the genome of Musa acuminata AAA Group cultivar baxijiao chromosome BXJ1-4, Cavendish_Baxijiao_AAA, whole genome shotgun sequence encodes:
- the LOC103982819 gene encoding protein NUCLEAR FUSION DEFECTIVE 6, mitochondrial, with translation MLGHLNGWKEGAMAAGIAGARKALANRSISSAPFSIAATLRASPSSSPSVRAFARLPRGRLPFGISRSPVELGCAQSLMPFHSATATALLTSMLSTRPGGWTWLSEGFATPL, from the exons ATGCTCGGACACCTAAACGGCTGGAAGGAAGGAGCCATGGCGGCGGGAATAGCCGGCGCACGAAAAGCCCTTGCAAACCGATCCATTTCTTCTGCTCCGTTCTCCATTGCCGCCACCTTGAgagcttctccttcttcttctccttcagtTCGGGCCTTTGCTCGACTCCCTCGCGGCCGGCTTCCCTTCGGGATCTCAAG GTCCCCCGTTGAATTGGGTTGTGCACAGTCTTTGATGCCTTTTCACAGTGCTACTGCTACGGCATTGCTCACTTCTATGCTCTCCACAAGACCTGGAGGTTGGACTTGGCTTTCAGAAG GTTTTGCGACGCCTCTATGA
- the LOC135666694 gene encoding transcription factor bHLH162-like: protein MMKSRSGGGANSKVERKTTEKYRRMHMKNLCFKLSSIIPEEHRTISKDVLTQQDNFDQATSYIKKLRERIERLKQRKLMQTSTVRSDTTMRFASPIIEVRHQDLNLEILVISDLNKRFMFHEVINVIEEEGAEVVTANFSIVGDKIYHTIHSQAVSSRIGLEASSVYERLKDLIN, encoded by the exons ATGATGAAGAGTCGTAGCGGTGGGGGAGCAAACAGTAAGGTGGAGAGGAAGACAACGGAGAAGTATAGgagaatgcacatgaagaacttgtgcTTCAAGCTTTCCTCCATCATTCCCGAAGAACACAGAACCATTTCAAAG GATGTATTAACACAACAAGACAACTTCGATCAAGCCACATCTTACATAAAAAAACTCCGTGAAAGGATTGAAAGGCTGAAGCAGAGAAAGCTCATGCAGACGAGCACAGTCAGAAGTGATACGACAATGAGGTTTGCATCACCAATTATCGAAGTAAGACACCAGGATCTGAACTTGGAGATACTCGTGATAAGCGATCTAAACAAGAGGTTCATGTTCCATGAGGTGATCAATGTCATCGAGGAAGAAGGCGCTGAAGTGGTTACTGCCAACTTCTCAATTGTGGGCGACAAGATCTACCACACAATACATTCACAG GCTGTTAGCTCCAGAATTGGATTGGAGGCTTCAAGTGTATATGAGAGATTGAAGGACTTGATCAACTAA
- the LOC135672613 gene encoding RNA exonuclease 4-like, whose amino-acid sequence MDNTPDSGTIRNKCAACFRQYNKVEHLVEHMRASFHSVHEPVCGICQKQCRYLESLREHLIGPLPKIECARIFSTRGCDLCLDIFQCPNALRIHRGTCQLCCAVPGLISRMSRLSFQGPSSSDHVTRMQGSKVIALGCTMVGGGSDGSLDLCARVFLIGEDENIIFQTYIKPLILVTNYRYGTTGVRPEHLRDAMPLKQAQRRIQDLLSNGEPIWKIRSRGGNARILVGHGLDHDLDCLGVEYPEFLIRDTATYPPLLKTSKLSNSLKHLTQTYLGYDIQTGTQDPYDDCVAAMRLYVRMRSQNHPRDNSSGSGENRNNYPSWRQPELEKMTPEALLELSSSDYYCWCLDS is encoded by the exons ATGGATAACACGCCTGATTCTGGGACAATTAG GAACAAATGCGCAGCATGTTTCAGGCAATACAACAAAGTGGAGCACTTGGTGGAACATATGAGGGCCTCATTTCACTCGGTGCATGAGCCGGTGTGTGGGATATGCCAAAAGCAATGCAGATATCTTGAATCTCTCAGGGAACATCTAATAG GACCACTTCCGAAGATTGAATGTGCAAGGATATTCAGCACTCGAGGATGTGATTTATGCTTGGACATCTTCCAATGTCCAAATGCTCTTCGAATTCACCGTGGAACATGCCAACTCTGCTGTGCTGTTCCG GGGCTTATCTCTCGGATGTCGAGGTTGAGCTTTCAGGGTCCAAGCTCGTCGGATCATGtcacacgaatgcaaggttccaaGGTAATTGCTTTAGGCTGCACGATGGTCGGAGGAGGAAGTGACGGATCGTTAGATCTTTGCGCAAGGGTCTTCCTGATCGGGGAAGATGAAAACATCATTTTCCAGACTTACATCAAGCCCCTAATCCTGGTGACAAACTACAG GTATGGAACGACAGGTGTAAGACCCGAACACTTGAGGGATGCAATGCCGCTGAAGCAAGCACAGAGGAGGATTCAGGACTTGCTTAGCAACGGAGAACCGATCTGGAAGATACGATCTCGGGGTGGGAACGCAAGGATCCTCGTCGGACACGGTTTGGATCACGACCTCGACTGCCTCGGAGTTGAATACCCTGAATTCTTGATCAG AGACACAGCAACCTATCCACCATTGCTGAAAACTAGCAAGCTCAGCAACTCGCTCAAGCATCTGACGCAAACCTACCTTGG TTATGACATCCAAACTGGAACACAAGATCCATACGATGACTGTGTGGCTGCAATGAGGCTTTACGTCAGGATGCGCTCGCAGAATCATCCCCGAGACAACTCTTCGGGCTCCGGAGAGAACCGTAATAATTATCCATCTTGGAGGCAACCGGAGCTGGAGAAGATGACACCGGAAGCATTACTGGAACTCTCATCATCCGATTATTACTGCTGGTGCTTGGACTCTTAA
- the LOC103982816 gene encoding uncharacterized protein LOC103982816 isoform X1 yields the protein MECEFERRFPTNSKDYKLYEEVGEGVSATVYRALCIPLNQIVAIKVLDLEKCNNDLDGIRREVQTMSLIDHPNVLHAYCSFTAGHNLWVVMPYMAGGSALHIMKYAYPEGFEEPVITTLLHEVLKALVYLHAQGHIHRDIKAGNILIDAKGAVKLADFGVSACMFDTGDRQRTRNTFVGTPCWMAPEVMQQLHGYDFKADVWSFGITALELAHGHAPFSKYPPMKVLLMTLQNAPPGLDYERDKRFSKSFKEMIATCLVKDPKKRPTSEKLLKHPFFKHARSSEFLAQTILEGLSPLGDRFKALKGKEANFLLENKDASEQLSQQKYIRGISGWNFNLEELKSQAALMQSLDNVYNLENVDAGNNLKDDLDSVDSSVVALAERVNFASNETSREGEMQDLQDLEGPLASAFPSRPLQALKACFDVCEDMNTSSPNWKIPSKFDSMFPLQQASEAKDLKFGTHNDENMERSASVSSNMDNLGCQKFLSGSLLPEHILSPCRNVDADAERDDIHRRCQHERYYSGPLSRQTKDSSNLTSAAMLHEEPSEGKIVQRKGRFQITFPDASPKVASSVNCMVSLIGGSPRKSTCAVNAASLLPTLQFLLHQNSMQKEQLIKLIKCVEQTHNVSSAYHTEASDTSTGDSQSFQASGTERVLQNYMTNLQQSVGELAEEVQSLKLKNSQLEQQIDASLRKEKKRKDKAAQR from the exons ATGGAATGTGAATTTGAGAGGAGATTTCCGACGAATTCTAAAGACTACAAGCTGTATGAGGAAGTAGGTGAAGGTGTTAGTGCCACTGTGTACAGAGCTCTATGTATTCCTCTTAATCAGATAGTTGCTATTAAGGTTCTTGATCTCGAGAAGTGCAATAATGACCTG GATGGAATTCGCCGTGAAGTACAAACAATGAGTTTGATTGATCATCCTAATGTACTACATGCTTATTGTTCTTTTACGGCAGGTCACAACCTTTGGGTTGTGATGCCATATATGGCTGGGGGGTCTGCTCTTCATATAATGAAATATGCTTATCCAGAAGGCTTTGAGGAGCCAGTTATTACAACTCTTTTGCATGAGGTTCTTAAAGCTCTTGTGTATCTCCATGCTCAGGGTCATATCCATAGAGACATCAAG GCTGGTAATATTCTAATTGATGCTAAGGGAGCTGTTAAGTTAGCAGATTTTGGAGTCTCAGCTTGTATGTTTGATACTGGGGATAGACAGAGAACAAGGAATACATTTGTGGGAACCCCATGCTG GATGGCTCCTGAAGTAATGCAACAACTGCATGGATATGATTTTAA AGCAGATGTTTGGTCATTTGGCATTACTGCATTAGAACTTGCCCATGGACATGCCCCATTCTCTAAGTATCCGCCCATGAAA GTGTTGCTTATGACGTTACAAAATGCACCACCAGGTCTTGACTACGAAAGAGACAAGAGATTCTCAAAG TCTTTCAAAGAGATGATAGCCACCTGCTTAGTAAAGGATCCAAAGAAACGTCCAACTTCAGAAAAGCTTTTGAAGCACCCTTTCTTCAAACATGCTCGTTCTAGTGAGTTTCTAGCACAGACTATTCTCGAGGGCCTTTCTCCTCTTGGTGATCGTTTTAAGGCACTGAAG GGAAAGGAGGCAAATTTTCTTCTAGAGAACAAGGACGCATCTGAACAATTATCACAG cAAAAATACATACGAGGAATTAGTGGATGGAATTTTAATCTGGAGGAGTTGAAATCTCAAGCTGCTCTT ATGCAATCCTTGGATAATGTCTATAATTTGGAAAATGTAGATGCTGGCAATAATCTTAAGGATGACCTTGATAGTGTTGATTCCTCGGTGGTTGCTCTGGCTGAGAGAGTTAACTTTGCCAGCAATGAAACTTCTAGGGAG ggtGAAATGCAAGATCTTCAGGATTTGGAGGGTCCATTGGCCTCTGCATTTCCAAGTCGTCCTCTTCAGGCACTCAA AGCATGTTTTGATGTTTGTGAGGACATGAATACCAGCAGCCCTAATTGGAAGATCCCATCAAAGTTCGACTCCATGTTTCCATTGCAGCAAGCATCAGAAGCAAAGGATCTCAAATTTGGAACACATAATGATGAAAATATGGAAAGAAGTGCTTCTGTCTCCTCGAATATGGATAACCTTGGGTGTCAGAAATTCTTAAGTGGTTCTCTTCTACCAGAGCACATTCTTTCTCCGTGTAGGAATGTTGATGCAGATGCAGAGAG GGATGACATACATCGGAGATGTCAACATGAAAGATATTATAGTGGTCCCTTGTCTCGTCAAACGAAAGATTCATCTAACTTGACATCTG CAGCAATGTTACATGAGGAACCTTCAGAAGGAAAAATTGTCCAGCGTAAAGGACGATTTCAAATTACATTTCCAGATGCTAGCCCAAAG GTAGCTTCTTCAGTAAATTGCATGGTCAGCTTAATAGGTGGATCACCTAGAAAATCTACATGTGCAGTGAATGCTGCTTCACTTCTTCCTACCTTGCAATTTTTACTGCATCAAAATTCTATGCAAAAG GAGCAATTAATTAAACTGATCAAGTGTGTGGAGCAAACACATAATGTATCTTCAGCCTACCATACAGAAGCCTCTGATACAAGCACTGGTGATTCACAg TCATTCCAAGCTTCAGGAACAGAGAGGGTACTGCAAAATTATATGACTAATCTGCAACAGAG TGTTGGGGAACTTGCTGAAGAAGTGCagagtttaaaactgaaaaattcTCAG TTGGAACAGCAGATCGATGCGTCCttgagaaaggaaaagaaacgaAAAGACAAGGCCGCACAGAGATGA
- the LOC103982816 gene encoding uncharacterized protein LOC103982816 isoform X2, producing MECEFERRFPTNSKDYKLYEEVGEGVSATVYRALCIPLNQIVAIKVLDLEKCNNDLDGIRREVQTMSLIDHPNVLHAYCSFTAGHNLWVVMPYMAGGSALHIMKYAYPEGFEEPVITTLLHEVLKALVYLHAQGHIHRDIKAGNILIDAKGAVKLADFGVSACMFDTGDRQRTRNTFVGTPCWMAPEVMQQLHGYDFKADVWSFGITALELAHGHAPFSKYPPMKVLLMTLQNAPPGLDYERDKRFSKSFKEMIATCLVKDPKKRPTSEKLLKHPFFKHARSSEFLAQTILEGLSPLGDRFKALKGKEANFLLENKDASEQLSQQKYIRGISGWNFNLEELKSQAALMQSLDNVYNLENVDAGNNLKDDLDSVDSSVVALAERVNFASNETSREGEMQDLQDLEGPLASAFPSRPLQALKACFDVCEDMNTSSPNWKIPSKFDSMFPLQQASEAKDLKFGTHNDENMERSASVSSNMDNLGCQKFLSGSLLPEHILSPCRNVDADAERDDIHRRCQHERYYSGPLSRQTKDSSNLTSAMLHEEPSEGKIVQRKGRFQITFPDASPKVASSVNCMVSLIGGSPRKSTCAVNAASLLPTLQFLLHQNSMQKEQLIKLIKCVEQTHNVSSAYHTEASDTSTGDSQSFQASGTERVLQNYMTNLQQSVGELAEEVQSLKLKNSQLEQQIDASLRKEKKRKDKAAQR from the exons ATGGAATGTGAATTTGAGAGGAGATTTCCGACGAATTCTAAAGACTACAAGCTGTATGAGGAAGTAGGTGAAGGTGTTAGTGCCACTGTGTACAGAGCTCTATGTATTCCTCTTAATCAGATAGTTGCTATTAAGGTTCTTGATCTCGAGAAGTGCAATAATGACCTG GATGGAATTCGCCGTGAAGTACAAACAATGAGTTTGATTGATCATCCTAATGTACTACATGCTTATTGTTCTTTTACGGCAGGTCACAACCTTTGGGTTGTGATGCCATATATGGCTGGGGGGTCTGCTCTTCATATAATGAAATATGCTTATCCAGAAGGCTTTGAGGAGCCAGTTATTACAACTCTTTTGCATGAGGTTCTTAAAGCTCTTGTGTATCTCCATGCTCAGGGTCATATCCATAGAGACATCAAG GCTGGTAATATTCTAATTGATGCTAAGGGAGCTGTTAAGTTAGCAGATTTTGGAGTCTCAGCTTGTATGTTTGATACTGGGGATAGACAGAGAACAAGGAATACATTTGTGGGAACCCCATGCTG GATGGCTCCTGAAGTAATGCAACAACTGCATGGATATGATTTTAA AGCAGATGTTTGGTCATTTGGCATTACTGCATTAGAACTTGCCCATGGACATGCCCCATTCTCTAAGTATCCGCCCATGAAA GTGTTGCTTATGACGTTACAAAATGCACCACCAGGTCTTGACTACGAAAGAGACAAGAGATTCTCAAAG TCTTTCAAAGAGATGATAGCCACCTGCTTAGTAAAGGATCCAAAGAAACGTCCAACTTCAGAAAAGCTTTTGAAGCACCCTTTCTTCAAACATGCTCGTTCTAGTGAGTTTCTAGCACAGACTATTCTCGAGGGCCTTTCTCCTCTTGGTGATCGTTTTAAGGCACTGAAG GGAAAGGAGGCAAATTTTCTTCTAGAGAACAAGGACGCATCTGAACAATTATCACAG cAAAAATACATACGAGGAATTAGTGGATGGAATTTTAATCTGGAGGAGTTGAAATCTCAAGCTGCTCTT ATGCAATCCTTGGATAATGTCTATAATTTGGAAAATGTAGATGCTGGCAATAATCTTAAGGATGACCTTGATAGTGTTGATTCCTCGGTGGTTGCTCTGGCTGAGAGAGTTAACTTTGCCAGCAATGAAACTTCTAGGGAG ggtGAAATGCAAGATCTTCAGGATTTGGAGGGTCCATTGGCCTCTGCATTTCCAAGTCGTCCTCTTCAGGCACTCAA AGCATGTTTTGATGTTTGTGAGGACATGAATACCAGCAGCCCTAATTGGAAGATCCCATCAAAGTTCGACTCCATGTTTCCATTGCAGCAAGCATCAGAAGCAAAGGATCTCAAATTTGGAACACATAATGATGAAAATATGGAAAGAAGTGCTTCTGTCTCCTCGAATATGGATAACCTTGGGTGTCAGAAATTCTTAAGTGGTTCTCTTCTACCAGAGCACATTCTTTCTCCGTGTAGGAATGTTGATGCAGATGCAGAGAG GGATGACATACATCGGAGATGTCAACATGAAAGATATTATAGTGGTCCCTTGTCTCGTCAAACGAAAGATTCATCTAACTTGACATCTG CAATGTTACATGAGGAACCTTCAGAAGGAAAAATTGTCCAGCGTAAAGGACGATTTCAAATTACATTTCCAGATGCTAGCCCAAAG GTAGCTTCTTCAGTAAATTGCATGGTCAGCTTAATAGGTGGATCACCTAGAAAATCTACATGTGCAGTGAATGCTGCTTCACTTCTTCCTACCTTGCAATTTTTACTGCATCAAAATTCTATGCAAAAG GAGCAATTAATTAAACTGATCAAGTGTGTGGAGCAAACACATAATGTATCTTCAGCCTACCATACAGAAGCCTCTGATACAAGCACTGGTGATTCACAg TCATTCCAAGCTTCAGGAACAGAGAGGGTACTGCAAAATTATATGACTAATCTGCAACAGAG TGTTGGGGAACTTGCTGAAGAAGTGCagagtttaaaactgaaaaattcTCAG TTGGAACAGCAGATCGATGCGTCCttgagaaaggaaaagaaacgaAAAGACAAGGCCGCACAGAGATGA